The uncultured Methanomethylovorans sp. genome contains a region encoding:
- the gmd gene encoding GDP-mannose 4,6-dehydratase: protein MAKSALITGITGQDGSYLAELLYNKGYNVYGLVRRLSTPNTSRIDQILNSVELLQGDITDQSSLSEAMRIAQPDEVYNLAAQSFVGTSWNQPVHTGDVTGLGMVRVLEAVRHVVPHARVYQASSSEMFGKVQETPQTENTKFYPRSPYGVAKVYAYWTCVNYRESYDMHISNGILFNHESPRRGIEFVTRKITDSVARIYHGLESELHLGNLDAKRDWGFAGDYVDAMWRMLQQDKPGDYVIATGETHSVEEFVQEAFSIAGLDWKKYVVVDPKFVRPAEVELLLGDASKAKRELGWEPKVHFKELVKMMVEADIERLEPVNRKH, encoded by the coding sequence ATGGCAAAGAGTGCATTAATAACCGGAATTACTGGACAGGATGGATCTTATCTTGCAGAGTTACTGTACAACAAAGGATACAATGTATATGGACTTGTGAGAAGACTCAGTACTCCTAACACATCCCGGATAGACCAGATACTAAACAGTGTAGAACTACTACAGGGAGACATTACTGACCAATCCTCCCTAAGCGAAGCAATGCGTATAGCACAACCCGATGAAGTGTACAATCTCGCTGCTCAGTCCTTTGTGGGAACGTCATGGAACCAACCAGTACATACCGGAGATGTGACCGGATTAGGAATGGTCAGAGTACTGGAAGCCGTAAGACATGTAGTACCGCATGCGAGAGTATACCAGGCATCGTCCAGCGAAATGTTCGGCAAAGTACAGGAAACACCGCAAACAGAAAACACGAAGTTCTATCCAAGAAGTCCATACGGAGTAGCTAAAGTATATGCATACTGGACATGCGTAAACTATAGAGAAAGCTATGATATGCACATCAGCAATGGAATATTGTTCAATCATGAATCCCCACGCAGAGGCATTGAATTTGTGACACGGAAGATAACCGACAGTGTTGCAAGAATATACCATGGCCTGGAATCTGAACTGCATCTGGGAAACCTTGATGCAAAAAGGGATTGGGGATTTGCAGGGGATTACGTAGATGCTATGTGGCGCATGCTTCAACAGGATAAACCTGGAGACTATGTTATAGCTACAGGTGAAACCCATTCAGTAGAGGAATTTGTACAAGAGGCATTTTCCATAGCCGGTCTGGACTGGAAGAAATATGTAGTTGTTGATCCCAAGTTCGTAAGGCCAGCAGAAGTAGAATTGCTATTAGGAGATGCATCAAAAGCAAAGAGGGAGCTTGGCTGGGAACCTAAAGTACACTTCAAAGAGCTTGTCAAGATGATGGTGGAAGCTGACATCGAAAGATTGGAGCCTGTTAACAGGAAACACTGA
- the xseA gene encoding exodeoxyribonuclease VII large subunit: protein MMSENPMGIFSVSMLNETIRSLLVNDPKLCEVWVRGEISNLKKHSSGHYYFTLKDRGSQISCVSFRQTNRNLKFDPEDSMAVILYGSVDVYTVRGQYQLKVMDMRPDGIGEMFKAFEQLKKKLDAEGLFEQIRKRSIPRFPARIGVATSPTGAAIHDIINILSRRYPVHVLLAPCLVQGDAAAQSIADSIELLNKADVDVIIVCRGGGSLEDLWPFNEEVVARAIFNSRIPIVSAVGHETDYTIADFTADLRAPTPSSAAELVVPDRIELKRFIYSMFQRLEYATNRKIVDLTTRIDHLSDSLKPERLQEIIDQRYQRIDELVIAMEKDIKYDLGSRKMLLQALAGRMNAVNPLNTLERGYCIAMSDNLVVKSVNDVKVGSRLDLRVTDGNIICDVMQKVEIENGKQEEEDK from the coding sequence ATGATGTCTGAGAATCCAATGGGTATATTTAGCGTTTCAATGCTCAATGAAACCATAAGGTCTCTACTGGTCAATGATCCCAAGCTGTGTGAAGTATGGGTGCGTGGCGAGATCTCAAATCTTAAAAAACATAGCTCAGGCCATTATTATTTTACGTTGAAGGACCGGGGAAGCCAGATAAGCTGTGTTAGTTTCAGGCAGACTAACCGTAACCTGAAATTTGATCCGGAGGATTCCATGGCAGTTATACTGTATGGTTCTGTGGATGTATACACTGTCCGGGGGCAATATCAGCTTAAAGTTATGGATATGCGCCCGGATGGTATCGGTGAAATGTTCAAGGCATTTGAACAGCTTAAGAAAAAACTGGATGCTGAAGGTCTATTTGAACAGATCCGCAAGAGGTCTATACCTCGATTTCCTGCAAGGATCGGTGTCGCTACTTCTCCTACAGGTGCTGCAATTCATGACATCATCAATATACTGAGTCGAAGATATCCGGTGCATGTGCTCCTTGCTCCCTGTCTGGTGCAGGGGGATGCAGCTGCACAAAGCATTGCGGATTCTATAGAGCTTCTCAATAAAGCAGATGTCGATGTTATAATAGTTTGCAGGGGTGGTGGCTCACTGGAAGATCTGTGGCCCTTCAATGAAGAAGTTGTAGCAAGGGCTATTTTCAATTCAAGGATACCAATAGTTTCTGCTGTAGGCCATGAAACGGATTATACTATTGCCGATTTTACAGCCGATCTAAGGGCACCTACGCCATCATCAGCAGCAGAACTCGTAGTCCCTGACAGAATAGAATTAAAACGATTCATATACTCGATGTTCCAGAGACTTGAATATGCTACAAACCGTAAAATAGTAGACCTTACTACCAGAATTGATCATCTGTCTGATTCCCTGAAACCGGAAAGGCTTCAGGAAATTATTGACCAGCGCTACCAAAGAATTGACGAGCTGGTTATAGCTATGGAAAAGGATATTAAATATGACCTGGGATCAAGAAAAATGCTGCTTCAAGCTCTGGCTGGTCGTATGAATGCAGTAAATCCTCTAAATACCTTGGAAAGAGGATATTGCATAGCAATGTCCGATAATCTTGTTGTAAAAAGTGTTAATGATGTAAAAGTAGGTTCCAGGCTTGACCTAAGGGTCACTGATGGTAATATAATATGTGATGTTATGCAAAAGGTTGAGATTGAAAATGGTAAGCAGGAAGAAGAAGATAAATGA
- a CDS encoding exodeoxyribonuclease VII small subunit: MVSRKKKINEESNEENTGESLSFETALEKLEGLVEKLEKGNLTLDESLETFEQGMGFARVCTQKLSKAESRIEQLVLENGELRTKPFTEG; the protein is encoded by the coding sequence ATGGTAAGCAGGAAGAAGAAGATAAATGAAGAATCTAATGAAGAAAATACGGGCGAAAGTCTGAGTTTTGAAACTGCACTTGAAAAACTGGAAGGGCTTGTCGAGAAACTGGAAAAAGGGAATCTTACTCTTGATGAAAGTCTTGAAACCTTTGAGCAGGGAATGGGGTTTGCACGTGTCTGTACCCAGAAACTATCAAAAGCCGAGAGCAGGATTGAGCAATTAGTCTTGGAAAATGGAGAACTCAGGACAAAACCTTTCACTGAAGGCTAA
- the ccsA gene encoding cytochrome c biogenesis protein CcsA, whose translation MNLGMILIWLSFIAGIGAVFSDYVQHQKNNTSSTLSRKLEIACLVMAGFSMLLLMYHLYTVNASYSYVYEHSSADLEWFYRLSALWAGQEGSLLLWAVSILFILKIVEHTDAGRLSGTPLMRTTRLISLSVVCVFMGLLVLKNPFSAYHVISEGSVEVTNWNPFVQMYNVPYGQGMNPLLRNPWMAVHPPMLFLGYAAFTIPFAAAIGNLLTHDNRWESISTNWMRVAWLFLTLGIGLGGFWAYEVLGWGAWFWSWDPVETSSLIPWITATAYLHAQLRYRHGEYGFIAPMLAVISFIMVVFATFVTRSGMWASVHSWQDFTAESAIIAVFLVTLIVSSTILLAKRYFEES comes from the coding sequence ATGAATCTTGGAATGATCCTGATCTGGTTATCCTTTATAGCAGGCATAGGTGCTGTTTTTTCCGATTATGTGCAACATCAAAAGAACAATACATCTAGTACGCTTTCAAGGAAGCTGGAAATAGCATGCTTAGTGATGGCGGGGTTCTCAATGCTATTGTTGATGTACCACCTATACACTGTCAATGCCTCATATTCATACGTATATGAACACTCTAGTGCTGACCTTGAGTGGTTTTACAGGCTGTCTGCTTTATGGGCAGGACAGGAAGGGTCACTGTTATTGTGGGCAGTATCTATTCTATTTATTTTGAAAATAGTAGAACATACAGATGCAGGCAGGCTTTCTGGTACCCCATTGATGCGGACGACACGCCTTATATCGTTGTCTGTGGTATGCGTATTTATGGGATTGCTGGTGTTGAAGAACCCTTTCTCAGCATATCATGTAATCTCAGAAGGCAGTGTTGAGGTCACTAACTGGAACCCATTTGTACAGATGTATAACGTTCCCTATGGCCAGGGAATGAATCCACTTTTGCGTAATCCCTGGATGGCAGTACATCCACCCATGCTGTTTCTTGGATACGCTGCTTTCACAATACCTTTTGCAGCAGCAATTGGTAACTTACTGACACATGATAACAGATGGGAATCAATCTCCACCAACTGGATGAGAGTTGCCTGGCTGTTCCTCACACTGGGCATTGGACTCGGAGGTTTCTGGGCCTATGAAGTTCTAGGATGGGGAGCATGGTTCTGGAGCTGGGACCCGGTTGAAACATCATCTTTGATACCCTGGATAACTGCAACGGCGTATCTGCATGCTCAGCTACGTTACAGACATGGAGAATATGGATTTATTGCACCTATGCTTGCAGTTATATCTTTCATAATGGTGGTGTTCGCTACATTTGTAACCAGAAGCGGCATGTGGGCTTCTGTGCATTCATGGCAGGATTTCACAGCTGAGAGCGCTATAATCGCAGTATTTCTTGTGACATTGATAGTATCAAGCACGATTTTACTTGCGAAAAGATATTTTGAAGAGAGCTGA
- a CDS encoding cytochrome c-type biogenesis CcmF C-terminal domain-containing protein, translated as MTNKESFLTTKNTIFAAVIAFILLAMVIMIGMVTPLLAKILSGTELALGSDYFNPRTAIPTVLLVILLTICLLVSSVTSRKALIATASFLVLIVSIATISPFSNTAVDVTVSLIIPALIATAYKMWLIARNKKGYGKYRGLSAHLIHLGILCILLGVVLSSNMKFEDSAVYETGKIGTNNLQDYNLKITSIASRFEGETYQEHQASSYITRIDFDIYDQNKYARSGSVEYITDYKWGQTYTTTYIHRGLTEELFIAPRALDEQNGEVDMYVRIVPFINLLWGGIYMMALGIIALLLVEHRNPSQNNGKTQSSSREKDMVFFENKYNRILEQEIKNLRSGKNRRGNT; from the coding sequence ATGACAAATAAAGAGAGCTTTTTGACAACTAAAAACACCATATTTGCCGCTGTAATAGCATTTATTCTACTTGCAATGGTGATAATGATCGGCATGGTGACACCCCTTCTTGCCAAGATCCTCAGTGGCACTGAGCTTGCTTTGGGCTCCGATTATTTTAACCCCAGAACTGCTATCCCTACCGTATTATTGGTAATATTACTAACAATTTGCTTACTAGTCAGTTCTGTCACATCCCGCAAAGCATTGATAGCAACTGCTTCGTTCCTGGTACTGATAGTATCGATTGCTACCATATCTCCATTCTCAAATACAGCGGTCGATGTGACTGTATCCCTTATAATACCAGCATTGATAGCCACAGCTTATAAAATGTGGCTCATTGCCAGGAATAAGAAGGGGTACGGAAAATACAGGGGTCTTTCGGCTCATTTGATCCATCTTGGAATACTATGCATCCTGCTGGGTGTGGTGCTTAGTTCAAATATGAAATTCGAGGATTCGGCAGTATATGAGACCGGTAAAATAGGAACTAACAATTTGCAGGACTATAATCTGAAGATTACTTCAATAGCATCAAGATTCGAAGGAGAAACTTACCAGGAACATCAGGCATCTTCCTATATTACCCGGATAGATTTTGATATTTATGATCAGAACAAATATGCCAGAAGTGGTAGTGTAGAGTATATCACTGATTACAAATGGGGACAAACATACACTACGACATACATCCACAGGGGACTGACAGAAGAACTGTTCATTGCACCCAGGGCTCTTGATGAGCAAAATGGAGAAGTTGACATGTATGTGCGCATCGTTCCTTTCATTAATCTTTTATGGGGAGGCATATACATGATGGCTTTGGGCATCATTGCGCTACTTCTAGTAGAGCATCGCAATCCCTCTCAAAACAATGGGAAAACACAGTCATCGAGTAGAGAAAAAGACATGGTTTTCTTTGAAAATAAATACAACAGAATATTGGAACAGGAGATCAAAAACCTTCGATCTGGGAAAAACAGGAGAGGAAACACATGA
- a CDS encoding CDP-2,3-bis-(O-geranylgeranyl)-sn-glycerol synthase, giving the protein MLPAYIPNSMAAVFGGGRPIDGGRVLKDGRRALGDGKTYRGLFAGIACGVLLGLLQTALLIPMSELLDISLPSFSGSGSQTMVVLLSLASGSLFGDMFKSFFKRRFGMKRGASLPLVDQLDFVLGAWVFTYLSSPGWFTLNFTRNIMIVVLIITPLIHLTTNVIGYLIGVKKEPW; this is encoded by the coding sequence ATGTTGCCTGCTTACATTCCCAATTCAATGGCTGCCGTTTTTGGTGGTGGTCGTCCGATAGATGGGGGCAGGGTCCTGAAAGATGGCAGGAGAGCTTTAGGTGATGGCAAGACCTACAGAGGTCTTTTTGCCGGTATAGCATGCGGTGTGCTTTTGGGTTTACTACAGACGGCCTTGCTTATTCCTATGTCGGAGCTTTTGGATATTTCCTTACCCTCTTTTTCAGGCAGCGGGTCTCAAACTATGGTGGTTCTTTTGTCCCTCGCCTCTGGTTCCCTTTTTGGTGATATGTTTAAGAGTTTCTTTAAACGCAGGTTTGGAATGAAAAGAGGTGCTTCATTGCCACTTGTAGACCAGCTTGACTTTGTACTAGGTGCGTGGGTATTTACATATCTGTCTTCTCCAGGTTGGTTCACATTGAATTTTACCCGCAATATTATGATAGTTGTGTTGATCATCACTCCGTTGATTCATCTTACAACGAATGTTATAGGTTATCTTATAGGGGTAAAGAAAGAGCCTTGGTAA
- the pyrE gene encoding orotate phosphoribosyltransferase → MTTENDRKSLLISALKKCGAVKFGDFTLASGKKSKYYIDIKKASTDPVTLTVIAEQAASLVLNEKVDIIGGVALGGVPLATAVSLKSGLPLLIVRKEEKGYGTGGRFIGDLKEGSHVILIEDVTTSGGSVKDAIAAIRGAGSFVDVVITVVDREEGAQQSLAALGVKLTPLVGASDLIQ, encoded by the coding sequence ATGACTACAGAAAATGATAGAAAATCCCTCCTTATATCAGCCCTTAAGAAGTGCGGGGCTGTGAAATTTGGTGACTTTACACTTGCTTCGGGCAAGAAGAGCAAATATTATATCGATATAAAAAAAGCTAGTACAGATCCAGTGACCCTTACTGTGATCGCAGAGCAGGCCGCTTCTTTAGTACTTAATGAAAAAGTGGATATAATAGGTGGTGTAGCTTTAGGTGGCGTTCCTCTTGCGACGGCAGTTTCTCTTAAATCGGGCTTGCCACTTTTGATAGTCCGTAAGGAAGAAAAGGGATATGGGACAGGAGGGCGTTTCATTGGAGACCTCAAAGAAGGGTCCCATGTGATATTGATAGAAGATGTAACTACAAGCGGCGGATCAGTAAAGGATGCGATAGCTGCAATTCGCGGGGCTGGTAGCTTTGTGGATGTTGTTATCACTGTAGTGGACCGTGAGGAAGGGGCTCAGCAGAGCCTTGCAGCACTTGGTGTAAAGCTAACTCCTCTTGTAGGTGCCAGTGACCTTATCCAATGA
- the purD gene encoding phosphoribosylamine--glycine ligase → MNVLVVGGGGREHAIAAAIAQSRKDPVIFAVMAKKNPGIARLCQDFLLEKETDVQKVVAFATANNIDLAFIGPEAPLAAGLADALAEVGIGVVGPRRAVAQIEFDKAWARNFMRKHEIAGCPVFEVFTEKEPMFDFIAKLGNVAIKPAGLTGGKGVKVMGDQLPTVKDAQEYAAQLLESGSVVVEENLVGEEFTLQAFVDGEHLAFSPTVQDHKRAFENDLGPNTGGMGAYTDAGEILPFLCAEDVEQAKTIMEHTVKELYAETGVEYKGVLYGQFMITKNGPRVIEFNARFGDPEAMNVLPLLETDIVDVMYAVVNGTLDKLAVKFSKKATVCKYAVPAGYPDNPSKDKEISIGDVGDALLFYSSVYEADNKIYTTGSRAIAVVGIDDSIAKAEKKAQEGLDNIIGDLHSRRDIGTASLIQKRIDHMNEIRGKV, encoded by the coding sequence ATGAACGTTTTAGTTGTCGGTGGCGGAGGAAGAGAACATGCAATTGCAGCAGCGATTGCACAAAGCAGAAAAGATCCTGTCATTTTCGCTGTGATGGCGAAGAAGAACCCTGGTATTGCCAGGCTTTGTCAGGATTTCCTCTTAGAAAAAGAAACCGATGTGCAGAAGGTTGTTGCTTTTGCAACTGCTAATAATATTGATTTAGCTTTTATTGGTCCCGAGGCTCCCCTTGCAGCCGGGCTTGCTGATGCATTGGCAGAAGTCGGCATCGGTGTCGTGGGTCCAAGGAGAGCAGTGGCTCAGATAGAGTTTGATAAAGCATGGGCAAGAAACTTTATGAGAAAGCATGAGATCGCAGGTTGCCCTGTTTTTGAAGTATTTACTGAAAAAGAGCCAATGTTCGATTTCATTGCAAAGCTTGGCAATGTAGCAATAAAGCCAGCAGGTCTTACCGGTGGCAAAGGTGTAAAGGTCATGGGTGATCAGCTCCCTACTGTCAAAGATGCCCAGGAATATGCTGCTCAACTTCTAGAGTCGGGAAGCGTGGTCGTAGAGGAAAACCTTGTAGGTGAGGAGTTCACATTACAGGCTTTTGTGGATGGTGAACACTTGGCTTTCTCTCCTACAGTGCAGGATCATAAGAGAGCCTTTGAGAATGATCTTGGACCCAATACTGGAGGGATGGGTGCTTACACTGACGCCGGTGAAATTCTACCTTTCTTGTGTGCAGAAGATGTGGAACAGGCAAAAACTATCATGGAGCATACAGTAAAGGAGCTATACGCAGAAACTGGTGTGGAGTACAAGGGTGTGCTGTATGGCCAGTTCATGATCACAAAAAATGGCCCGCGAGTAATAGAGTTTAATGCCAGATTCGGTGATCCTGAAGCTATGAATGTACTGCCTCTTCTGGAGACTGATATTGTAGATGTTATGTATGCTGTGGTAAATGGTACTCTTGACAAACTGGCAGTGAAATTCAGTAAAAAAGCAACTGTATGCAAGTATGCAGTGCCTGCAGGATATCCTGACAATCCTTCAAAGGATAAGGAAATATCTATAGGAGACGTGGGTGATGCACTTTTATTCTATTCAAGTGTGTACGAAGCAGATAATAAGATATATACTACAGGTTCACGTGCAATAGCGGTTGTAGGCATTGATGATTCTATTGCCAAAGCAGAGAAGAAAGCTCAGGAAGGGCTTGACAATATTATTGGAGACCTACATTCTCGAAGGGATATAGGTACTGCTTCACTTATCCAGAAACGTATTGATCATATGAATGAAATCAGGGGCAAGGTATAA
- the argF gene encoding ornithine carbamoyltransferase, translating to MKHLISFADLTRDEVIELLDMAEDLKEKRARGKLTDLLKNRSLAMLFEKSSTRTRVSFEVSMADLGGQSIFLSSKDLQIGRGESIADTAVVLSRYVHCITARVNKHSTILEIASHSSVPVINALSDVEHPCQILSDLLTIREYKNHLEGLKYVWVGDGNNVCNSAILGCAIVGMQMVVACPPGYEPDAKIVKKAKELGGDITIINDPFEAAKGADILYTDVWVSMGDEDEIEKRLSDLKDYQISSEMLALAKNDAIVMHCMPAHRGQEIAAEVMDGPHSVVYDQAENRLHAQKALLMKLIG from the coding sequence ATGAAGCATCTTATTTCTTTTGCAGACCTCACGCGTGATGAGGTCATTGAACTGCTTGACATGGCAGAAGATCTGAAGGAGAAACGTGCTCGTGGAAAGCTTACAGACTTGCTCAAGAACAGGAGTCTGGCTATGCTTTTCGAAAAGTCTTCCACTCGCACAAGGGTGTCATTTGAGGTTTCAATGGCTGACCTGGGTGGACAGTCTATATTCCTTTCTTCAAAGGACCTGCAGATCGGACGTGGGGAAAGTATTGCTGATACTGCAGTTGTTCTTTCCAGATATGTACACTGTATCACTGCAAGGGTGAACAAGCATAGTACTATCCTCGAGATTGCTTCTCATTCTTCTGTACCTGTGATCAATGCTCTTTCCGATGTGGAGCATCCTTGTCAGATCCTTTCTGACCTTCTTACCATCAGGGAATATAAAAACCATTTAGAGGGATTGAAGTACGTCTGGGTAGGCGATGGCAACAATGTGTGTAATTCAGCTATCCTGGGTTGTGCGATCGTGGGTATGCAGATGGTAGTAGCCTGCCCGCCGGGATATGAACCCGATGCGAAGATAGTTAAGAAGGCAAAAGAACTTGGGGGAGATATTACCATTATCAACGATCCGTTTGAGGCTGCAAAAGGTGCAGATATTCTCTATACTGATGTGTGGGTTTCCATGGGCGATGAGGATGAGATCGAGAAACGTCTGAGCGATCTAAAAGATTATCAGATCAGTTCCGAGATGCTGGCTCTTGCAAAGAACGATGCTATAGTGATGCACTGCATGCCAGCCCACAGGGGACAGGAAATAGCTGCCGAGGTAATGGATGGTCCGCATTCTGTAGTATACGACCAGGCAGAGAACCGCCTGCATGCACAGAAAGCTTTGCTTATGAAATTGATCGGATGA
- a CDS encoding winged helix-turn-helix domain-containing protein has product MDQPLTFLKLAETVLEQTKIPLTYVDIWDEAVKSGLSKRVNTKGKTPWNSIGAQIYVDIRDNQNSIFGSVEMLLLLLF; this is encoded by the coding sequence ATGGATCAGCCTCTCACTTTCCTAAAATTAGCTGAAACTGTTCTTGAACAAACAAAAATTCCTCTAACATATGTCGATATTTGGGATGAAGCTGTTAAATCGGGTTTATCAAAAAGAGTTAACACTAAAGGAAAAACACCTTGGAACAGTATAGGTGCTCAAATTTACGTTGATATTCGAGATAATCAAAATTCAATTTTTGGCTCTGTAGAAATGCTACTTTTGCTTTTATTTTGA
- a CDS encoding IS5 family transposase: MSNKYLKFVDTALAVSGKSHLPIYSCKYSKRKYTQHQLLTLILLKEYLNVDYRSIVELVELMESLKLRIGLKEVPHYTTLHKFITRLRSILFRSLLQQTLKLFYSYGEKIEIIAIDSSGFTSGHCSYYYSFRTGKKRRSFLKVSISIDTKKFIITGFKISGKPIHDAKHAMTLLRQCHKNRQSKFYLMDKGYDSEAIHSLVREELDAVAMIPLRERKRKKIKGKYRRKMIDEFEEILYHCRNLVETMFSVLKRKYGEEVKAKKYWNQAKEVKLKLLVHNLDRYVKVTYIVQMSISTKPNFLSLW, encoded by the coding sequence TTGTCAAATAAGTACTTAAAGTTTGTTGATACAGCTTTAGCTGTATCAGGAAAATCACACCTGCCGATCTATAGTTGCAAATATTCGAAAAGGAAATATACACAACACCAGCTATTGACCTTGATTTTGTTAAAAGAATATCTTAATGTAGATTACAGAAGTATTGTTGAACTTGTTGAATTAATGGAGAGTTTGAAGTTAAGAATTGGTTTAAAAGAGGTTCCACATTATACCACACTTCACAAGTTTATAACTAGACTTAGGTCAATTCTTTTCAGATCGTTGTTACAGCAAACACTAAAACTGTTCTATTCATATGGCGAAAAAATAGAGATAATTGCCATTGATTCGAGTGGATTTACGAGTGGTCACTGTAGCTACTATTACTCTTTTAGGACTGGAAAGAAACGTAGATCATTCCTAAAAGTGAGTATTTCCATTGATACAAAGAAGTTTATTATCACTGGTTTTAAGATATCTGGTAAGCCTATCCATGATGCAAAGCATGCGATGACATTGCTACGGCAATGTCATAAAAATCGCCAATCAAAGTTTTACCTTATGGACAAAGGTTACGATTCTGAAGCTATACATTCTCTAGTAAGGGAAGAACTAGACGCAGTAGCTATGATTCCTTTGAGAGAAAGGAAAAGGAAGAAGATCAAGGGTAAGTATCGTAGAAAAATGATCGATGAGTTTGAGGAAATATTGTACCATTGCAGAAATCTTGTAGAAACGATGTTCTCTGTTCTGAAAAGGAAATACGGGGAAGAAGTGAAGGCAAAAAAGTATTGGAATCAAGCAAAAGAGGTTAAATTGAAACTATTAGTGCATAACCTTGACAGGTATGTCAAGGTTACATATATTGTTCAAATGAGCATTTCTACAAAGCCCAATTTTTTGTCATTATGGTAA
- a CDS encoding DUF389 domain-containing protein yields MEISDKSVCGIDGLTCKDIRYNATFTWSYFFMNVLATIIASYGLLANSPAVVIGAMIIAMLLGPIMGLGLALADSDMILFREGIFTLIKGTIGVVATAFIIGVFNKEIPLTNEILVRTAPNLFDLMIALAGGAAGAYTAISPRLNTGIVGVAIATALVPPLASASILLSRGEVTLAMGAFLLAFTNMVAIQFAASIILWINSVQSASKIGVFELKKVLRRNLVSICILILLGTFLSSNLQQVVSKNLFETSTETILGKEISSSSGSYLTETRFEQTPNITIVRAVMRGPNPPSAKQVGIMEDSLPTPPDGTRIELRVRFVQTTIINRDGLLYSDVNFTTTG; encoded by the coding sequence ATGGAAATTAGTGACAAAAGTGTATGTGGCATAGATGGACTTACATGCAAAGACATTCGGTACAATGCTACTTTCACATGGTCATATTTTTTTATGAATGTCCTTGCTACTATCATTGCAAGTTATGGCCTATTAGCTAATAGTCCTGCTGTAGTTATAGGAGCTATGATCATAGCTATGTTGTTAGGACCAATTATGGGCCTAGGCTTGGCATTAGCAGATAGTGACATGATACTCTTCAGAGAGGGCATTTTTACATTGATTAAAGGAACTATTGGAGTTGTTGCTACAGCTTTTATTATTGGCGTTTTTAACAAAGAGATTCCATTGACTAATGAAATTCTTGTCCGAACAGCTCCCAATCTATTTGACTTAATGATTGCCTTGGCGGGTGGAGCTGCTGGAGCATATACTGCTATTTCTCCACGTCTTAACACGGGTATTGTGGGTGTGGCCATTGCTACTGCTTTAGTGCCACCACTTGCATCAGCAAGTATATTATTGTCCAGAGGCGAAGTTACATTGGCCATGGGAGCCTTTTTGTTGGCTTTTACTAATATGGTTGCTATTCAGTTTGCTGCTTCTATCATTTTGTGGATAAATAGTGTTCAAAGTGCGAGTAAAATAGGAGTATTTGAATTGAAAAAAGTTCTCAGACGCAATTTAGTTAGTATTTGTATTTTGATACTACTGGGAACTTTCTTGAGTTCCAATCTTCAACAAGTTGTTTCAAAAAATTTGTTTGAAACTTCGACCGAGACAATTCTGGGAAAAGAGATATCTTCTTCATCAGGAAGTTATTTGACAGAGACTAGATTTGAACAAACTCCTAATATTACGATTGTTAGAGCTGTAATGAGAGGGCCCAATCCCCCCTCGGCTAAACAGGTGGGTATTATGGAAGATAGCTTACCAACCCCTCCTGATGGTACTAGAATTGAACTAAGAGTACGCTTTGTACAAACGACTATTATCAACAGGGACGGCCTGTTATATTCTGATGTGAATTTTACTACTACAGGATAA